In a genomic window of Candidatus Hadarchaeales archaeon:
- a CDS encoding flippase, translating into MSSEEGKLEDYAKRLLRGSTLVFLCMVASTFVAFLLRMFLARSLGVEGYGLFYSVFFFVSFFLLFRDLGLNSALVKFIPEFRVKGDLSSLRSSLFVVFLLQSLSSLFLFIPLFLLSGWLSSSFFRTSEALLPLRLLLFWFLASTFYQLLRSTFQGLQDMLAYSLLDLFWILVILVGSLCLVPSRGVSGVAFSYLLSAGLLTVGGAWYLGRKYGEVAGPLERKEGTLAKLLSFALPFFVGGLGSLVLAYTDTLMLTFFRGTGEVGLYQAAQPLARLLGYFVEALTAALFPLVSEMWAKGERKLVREVTGFLFKSSLAVILPFSLLFLSFPEVALRLVFGGEYLGSCTALRILSFHTVLGALFSVVGTVVAGVGKPLLITKTVAWMAVLNFLGNLLLIPPLGASGAALTTLLSSFLGILLLRRYAWKEVGRATLPPLLKVAAGGSLVFLLISLFKSLLSLSPWLEAMVIFPPLLSLYLFWLLGAGVFTEGEKKILFRLLFFSGERG; encoded by the coding sequence ATGTCCTCCGAGGAGGGAAAGCTCGAGGATTATGCCAAGAGGCTGCTCAGGGGAAGTACCTTGGTCTTCCTCTGCATGGTGGCCTCCACCTTCGTGGCCTTCCTCCTTCGCATGTTTCTAGCCAGGAGCCTAGGGGTGGAAGGCTACGGCCTCTTCTATTCCGTTTTCTTCTTCGTTTCCTTTTTCCTCCTCTTCCGGGATCTGGGGCTCAACTCGGCTCTGGTGAAGTTCATTCCAGAGTTCAGGGTGAAGGGAGACCTCTCCTCCCTGAGGTCCTCCCTCTTTGTGGTGTTTCTGCTTCAGAGCCTTTCATCCCTCTTCCTCTTTATTCCCCTCTTCCTCCTCTCCGGCTGGCTTTCTTCTTCCTTCTTCAGAACTTCCGAGGCCCTCTTACCCCTCAGGCTGCTCCTTTTCTGGTTCCTGGCCTCCACCTTCTATCAGCTCCTTCGTTCCACTTTCCAAGGTCTACAGGACATGCTGGCTTACTCCCTGCTGGACCTCTTCTGGATCCTCGTCATCTTGGTGGGGTCCTTGTGCTTGGTCCCCTCCCGGGGGGTCAGCGGAGTGGCCTTCTCCTACCTCCTCTCCGCGGGTCTCTTGACGGTGGGAGGGGCGTGGTACTTGGGAAGGAAGTACGGAGAGGTGGCGGGTCCCTTGGAGAGGAAGGAAGGGACCCTCGCAAAGCTCCTCTCCTTCGCTCTCCCCTTTTTCGTGGGTGGTCTGGGATCCCTCGTGCTGGCCTACACCGACACCCTCATGCTCACCTTCTTCCGAGGGACAGGGGAGGTGGGTCTTTACCAGGCCGCCCAGCCCCTGGCGAGGCTGCTGGGGTACTTCGTGGAAGCCCTCACCGCAGCCCTCTTTCCCCTGGTTTCGGAGATGTGGGCGAAGGGGGAGAGGAAGCTGGTGAGGGAAGTCACGGGTTTCCTGTTCAAGTCCTCTCTAGCGGTAATCCTTCCCTTCTCCCTTCTCTTCCTCTCCTTCCCTGAGGTAGCGTTGAGGCTGGTGTTCGGAGGAGAGTACTTGGGAAGCTGTACGGCCCTCAGGATCCTTTCCTTTCACACGGTGCTTGGGGCTCTTTTCTCGGTGGTGGGAACGGTGGTGGCTGGGGTAGGGAAGCCCCTTCTCATCACCAAGACCGTGGCTTGGATGGCGGTCCTCAACTTCTTGGGGAATCTCCTCCTCATCCCTCCCTTGGGGGCCTCTGGGGCTGCCCTGACCACCCTTCTTTCCTCCTTCCTGGGGATCCTCCTCCTCCGCAGGTACGCCTGGAAGGAGGTGGGGAGGGCTACTCTCCCTCCCCTCTTAAAGGTGGCGGCGGGAGGAAGCCTGGTTTTTCTTCTCATCTCCCTCTTCAAGTCACTCCTCTCTCTCTCCCCTTGGCTTGAAGCTATGGTGATTTTTCCCCCCCTCCTCTCCCTCTACCTCTTCTGGCTCCTCGGAGCGGGAGTCTTCACCGAGGGAGAAAAGAAGATATTGTTCCGCCTGCTGTTTTTCAGTGGTGAAAGAGGTTGA
- a CDS encoding NAD-dependent epimerase/dehydratase family protein: MKVLVTGGAGFIGSHLVDKLLKEGHEVTVYDNLSWGKEEFLKEHYGEKNFRFLKGDLLDSSSLRKAVKGQEFIHHLAANPDIRKGAEETELDLKQNVLTTFNLLEAMRACGVKQIAFSSSSTVYGEARTLPTPEDYGPLLPISLYGASKLAAEGLISAYCHTFGFRAWIFRFANIVGPRQTHGVIVDFIEKLRKNPEELEILGDGNQNKSYLWVEDCVEAMLLAVERSTENPAIFNLGNTDRTTVRRVAEIVCEEMGLQPRFRFTGGRRGWVGDVPEMLLDITKICSLGWRPRYSSEEAVKRTVRVLLGRS, encoded by the coding sequence ATGAAGGTCCTGGTGACGGGAGGGGCGGGTTTCATAGGCTCCCACTTGGTGGACAAGCTGCTGAAAGAGGGACATGAAGTAACGGTCTACGACAACCTTTCCTGGGGAAAGGAGGAGTTCCTGAAGGAACATTACGGGGAGAAGAACTTCAGGTTCCTCAAAGGTGACCTGCTCGATTCCTCCTCCCTCAGGAAAGCCGTGAAGGGACAGGAGTTCATTCACCACCTAGCCGCCAACCCCGACATAAGAAAGGGGGCCGAAGAAACGGAGCTGGACCTCAAACAGAACGTACTGACCACCTTCAACCTTCTCGAAGCCATGAGGGCCTGCGGGGTCAAGCAGATAGCCTTTTCCTCTTCCTCCACCGTCTATGGGGAGGCGAGGACCCTTCCCACCCCCGAGGACTACGGCCCCCTGCTTCCCATCTCCCTCTACGGGGCGAGCAAGCTGGCGGCCGAAGGGCTCATCTCCGCCTACTGCCACACCTTTGGCTTCAGGGCCTGGATCTTCAGGTTCGCCAACATCGTGGGACCCAGGCAGACCCACGGGGTGATCGTGGACTTCATCGAGAAGCTCAGGAAGAACCCCGAGGAGCTGGAAATCCTCGGGGACGGAAACCAGAACAAGTCCTATCTCTGGGTGGAGGACTGTGTGGAGGCCATGCTCCTGGCCGTGGAGCGCTCGACAGAAAATCCGGCCATCTTCAACCTGGGAAACACCGACAGAACCACCGTGAGAAGGGTGGCGGAAATCGTTTGTGAGGAAATGGGCCTTCAGCCCAGGTTCAGGTTCACGGGAGGGAGAAGGGGATGGGTGGGAGACGTGCCGGAAATGCTCCTGGACATCACCAAAATATGCTCCCTGGGGTGGAGGCCGAGGTACTCCTCGGAGGAGGCCGTGAAAAGGACGGTCAGGGTCCTCCTCGGAAGGTCCTAG
- a CDS encoding ATP-binding protein — translation MRREDFKAALVWWKRLELPDAVERELDLPLSSNQIISVVGVRRCGKTYLLLSKAKQLLKGLKRGNVVYLNFEHERLRNLDAGQMEELLVAHREIFEPDEKPLFLLLDEIQNVRDWDKWVRRVHDERRFRIFITGSSSKLLGREIATSLRGRCLSFILYPFSFAEFLRAKGRFPQSLKEIQYSEERGEMLRLQREYLEFGGFPEVVLERDEETKRRLLSSYFETIFYKDIVERYGVKNLSLLNDFLRYAINNFSSYLSLSKVEGYFKSTGIRCSKKTLANFLRYAESVFLLFPVEIFSYRIKDRMQYPRKIYCVDTGIVNCFARTGENWGRLAENMVYVELRRRFEPPVHEIFCWRNRERGEVDFVIRKGLKVEQLIQVCWDPTEEETKRREVKGLVKAMEEFGLKEGLVLTEDYGGEEEVDGKRVRFVPLWRWLLER, via the coding sequence ATGCGAAGGGAGGATTTCAAGGCCGCGTTGGTTTGGTGGAAGCGTCTCGAGCTCCCGGATGCAGTTGAGCGAGAGCTTGACCTGCCCCTTTCTTCGAACCAAATCATCTCCGTCGTGGGGGTTAGGAGGTGCGGGAAGACTTACTTGCTCCTCAGCAAAGCAAAACAGTTGCTGAAAGGGTTGAAAAGGGGGAACGTCGTTTACTTGAACTTCGAGCACGAAAGGCTGAGGAATCTGGATGCCGGTCAGATGGAGGAGCTTTTGGTGGCCCATAGGGAAATTTTTGAACCCGATGAGAAACCCCTTTTCCTGCTTCTGGACGAAATCCAGAACGTCAGGGATTGGGATAAATGGGTCAGGAGGGTCCATGACGAGCGGAGGTTCAGGATTTTCATAACGGGCTCTTCCTCAAAACTGCTGGGGAGGGAAATCGCGACTTCCTTGAGGGGAAGATGCCTGAGTTTCATCCTCTACCCCTTCTCCTTCGCCGAGTTCCTGAGAGCGAAGGGGCGTTTCCCCCAAAGCCTGAAGGAGATTCAGTACAGCGAGGAAAGGGGGGAGATGCTGAGGCTCCAGAGGGAATACTTGGAATTCGGCGGGTTTCCTGAAGTCGTTCTCGAGCGGGATGAAGAGACCAAGCGCAGACTGCTTTCCTCCTACTTCGAAACCATCTTCTACAAGGACATCGTGGAGCGATATGGGGTCAAGAACTTGTCCTTGCTCAACGACTTCCTGCGTTATGCCATAAACAACTTCTCCTCCTACCTCAGTCTGAGCAAGGTAGAGGGATACTTCAAAAGCACGGGTATCAGGTGTAGCAAAAAAACCCTGGCGAATTTCTTGAGGTACGCTGAGTCCGTCTTCCTCCTTTTCCCCGTGGAGATTTTTTCCTATAGAATTAAGGACAGGATGCAATACCCCAGAAAAATTTACTGCGTGGACACGGGGATCGTCAACTGCTTCGCTAGGACTGGTGAAAACTGGGGTAGATTGGCCGAGAACATGGTGTACGTGGAGCTGAGGCGGAGGTTTGAACCCCCCGTCCACGAAATCTTCTGCTGGAGGAACCGTGAACGGGGAGAGGTCGATTTCGTCATAAGGAAAGGGTTGAAGGTGGAGCAGCTGATCCAGGTTTGCTGGGACCCGACGGAAGAGGAGACGAAGAGGAGGGAGGTGAAGGGGCTGGTGAAGGCCATGGAGGAGTTCGGGCTGAAGGAGGGTCTGGTCCTGACCGAGGATTACGGTGGGGAGGAGGAAGTCGATGGGAAGAGGGTGAGGTTCGTCCCCCTCTGGAGGTGGCTGCTGGAAAGATAG
- a CDS encoding 30S ribosomal protein S8e, with translation MGRWQGRSLKKPSGGRIWRRREKRKRELGEEYVPVVVGEGEEKVVVRTMGGGRKIRLRVAEKANVFDPRTGRHTVVKILGVVENPSNPHYVRRNIVTKGAVIRTELGRARVTSRPGQDGVVNAVLLGD, from the coding sequence ATGGGCAGGTGGCAGGGTAGGTCGCTGAAAAAGCCGAGTGGCGGACGCATCTGGAGGAGGAGGGAAAAGAGGAAGAGGGAGCTGGGAGAGGAGTATGTCCCCGTGGTGGTGGGGGAAGGTGAGGAGAAGGTGGTGGTGAGGACCATGGGCGGGGGAAGGAAGATCAGGTTGAGGGTGGCGGAGAAGGCCAACGTTTTCGATCCGCGGACGGGAAGGCACACGGTAGTTAAAATTTTGGGGGTAGTGGAGAATCCTTCCAATCCCCACTACGTCAGAAGGAACATCGTGACGAAGGGAGCGGTGATCAGGACGGAGCTGGGGAGGGCCAGGGTAACGAGCAGGCCGGGGCAGGATGGCGTGGTGAACGCCGTGCTGCTGGGGGATTAA
- a CDS encoding SMC-Scp complex subunit ScpB — protein MGLERDKALVYAALYASDRPLTLGELKEVLGTSSETYVGKVVEELRKELERSPFELVNTARDAVMLRLREEYLPKLKGLVRKVRPSRGMLKTLAVIAYEQPIHLSRLARLRGGHVYEHVRQLVSLGFVEARRVGRTKVLKTSKKFASYFGLEDDEELIHRKLQEGLERKMRG, from the coding sequence ATGGGGCTGGAGAGGGACAAGGCACTGGTTTACGCTGCCCTGTACGCGAGTGATCGTCCCCTCACGCTGGGGGAACTGAAGGAGGTGCTGGGGACCTCCTCGGAAACCTACGTGGGAAAGGTGGTGGAGGAGCTCAGGAAGGAACTCGAGCGCTCCCCCTTCGAGCTGGTGAACACGGCGAGGGATGCGGTGATGCTCAGGTTGAGGGAGGAATACCTGCCCAAGTTGAAGGGTTTGGTGAGGAAGGTCAGGCCCTCCAGGGGCATGCTGAAAACCCTCGCCGTCATAGCCTACGAGCAGCCCATCCATCTCTCGAGGCTGGCGAGGTTGAGGGGGGGACACGTGTACGAGCATGTGAGGCAGCTGGTTTCCCTGGGATTCGTGGAGGCTAGGAGGGTGGGGAGGACGAAGGTCCTGAAAACCTCCAAGAAGTTCGCCAGCTATTTCGGGCTAGAGGATGACGAGGAACTCATCCACAGGAAGCTTCAGGAAGGTCTGGAGAGGAAGATGAGGGGATGA
- a CDS encoding segregation/condensation protein A yields MKMEVVVDEPFEILLHLVQEKKLDPWEVDIEVVMEVLSRKILGNGPDLRLSGRAMLSASTLLRMKAEGMGNGKEGNGEEILELPELELPELGPIVLIQHEGKKVTLEELLSALREALREVPPERREERELVKKLVKRINEFRLKIEELMEALYSKILSLSGGGEVEFSKLLEERTRKCAVRTLLLLLFLFNRGRIGLRQEEPFGEIYVRPMRDGDGAGEGQGTGLRCPVRE; encoded by the coding sequence ATGAAGATGGAAGTGGTAGTGGACGAACCCTTCGAGATCCTCCTCCACCTGGTTCAGGAGAAGAAACTGGATCCTTGGGAGGTGGACATAGAGGTGGTGATGGAGGTTCTTTCCAGGAAGATCCTTGGAAACGGTCCGGATCTAAGGCTTTCCGGAAGGGCCATGCTCTCGGCCTCCACCCTGCTGAGGATGAAGGCGGAGGGAATGGGAAACGGGAAGGAGGGAAATGGGGAGGAAATCCTGGAACTGCCGGAACTGGAACTTCCCGAACTGGGCCCCATCGTCCTGATCCAGCACGAGGGAAAGAAGGTGACGCTGGAGGAGCTCCTCTCCGCCCTGAGGGAAGCCCTGAGGGAAGTCCCTCCGGAGAGGAGGGAGGAAAGGGAGCTCGTGAAAAAGTTGGTGAAGAGGATCAACGAGTTCAGACTCAAGATAGAGGAGCTCATGGAAGCCCTTTACTCCAAGATCCTTTCCCTCTCCGGGGGAGGGGAGGTGGAGTTTTCCAAGCTGTTGGAGGAGAGGACCAGGAAGTGCGCCGTGAGGACCCTTCTCCTCCTCCTCTTCCTCTTCAACAGGGGAAGGATTGGGCTGAGGCAAGAGGAACCCTTCGGGGAGATTTACGTGAGGCCGATGAGGGATGGGGATGGGGCTGGAGAGGGACAAGGCACTGGTTTACGCTGCCCTGTACGCGAGTGA
- a CDS encoding chromosome segregation SMC family protein, producing MPYASKLELKGFKSFRDRVELPLSKGLTVIGGPNGSGKSNIVDALCFVLGWMSAKTMRAERFSDFLFRGKGKSVPYAEVSLHFNNEDGGLKVDSKTVVITRIVDREGRSTYMLNKKRLSRQEVVDLLGKDLGMGEYNFILQGDVDRFVNMTPLERRGIVEELAGIAEYEAKKEKSLGELNRVEGKLSSLRTLLEEVSKNVERLRTERENALRYRELKEKLEEVRGKLLWLRREKCRKELAGVRERRGELERRAKELGEKYSELVEEISSLKEEERRLGEEIEGAMPTLEAEKARQRVEDLREQLEALERDGEEVRREMEGLEEEVKRAGPPLKERLQRLKEGCQRFLELSSSFLRKRHGSPEELLEGLKMLRKAVEELKGLLEEVEEGMEGKEPSDARERLLYLRARLVQIEKGRKEVGEKLLRAQKELERLSSLERKAGEEVERRRKRREELRRRLDRLEEEGRSLEAKLREVEQQKGALEAEERSLSLRLEELENEAQGMRLRRAEEGERELEREARELEAKMRELEPVNMKAVEQFEEEERKYLSLRETHEKLEREKQVILSFMEEIERRKREAFLSVFNELSENFGKIFSELSPGGEARLVLECEEDPFRGGVEIVARPAGKEVLRAEAMSGGEKSLTALAFILAVQRLRPASFYVFDEIDAHLDDEKVPRVARLLKKYAENSQVIVVTLKDPIMSVADRLFGVVMEGGVSRIVSLDLSKYGG from the coding sequence TTGCCGTACGCCAGCAAGCTTGAGCTGAAGGGTTTCAAATCCTTTAGGGACAGGGTGGAGCTACCCCTTTCGAAGGGTCTGACGGTCATAGGGGGACCCAACGGTTCGGGAAAGAGCAACATCGTGGATGCCCTTTGCTTCGTGTTGGGATGGATGAGCGCCAAGACCATGCGTGCGGAGAGGTTTTCCGATTTCCTCTTCAGGGGGAAGGGCAAATCGGTTCCCTATGCCGAGGTCTCCCTCCACTTCAACAACGAGGATGGGGGGCTGAAAGTCGATTCCAAGACGGTGGTGATTACGAGGATCGTGGACAGGGAAGGGAGATCGACTTACATGCTCAACAAGAAGCGCCTGAGCAGGCAGGAGGTGGTGGACCTCCTGGGAAAGGACCTGGGGATGGGAGAGTACAACTTCATCCTGCAGGGGGATGTGGATCGCTTCGTGAACATGACTCCCCTGGAGAGGAGGGGAATCGTGGAGGAGCTGGCGGGAATAGCGGAGTACGAGGCCAAGAAGGAGAAATCGCTGGGGGAGCTGAACAGGGTGGAGGGTAAGCTCTCTTCCCTTCGCACCCTCTTGGAGGAGGTCTCCAAGAACGTGGAGAGGCTCAGGACGGAGAGGGAGAATGCCCTGAGGTACAGGGAGCTGAAGGAGAAACTGGAGGAGGTGAGGGGAAAACTCCTCTGGCTGAGGAGGGAGAAGTGCAGGAAAGAGCTTGCTGGAGTAAGGGAGAGGAGGGGGGAGCTCGAGAGGAGGGCGAAGGAGCTGGGAGAAAAATATAGCGAGCTGGTGGAGGAAATCTCCTCCCTGAAGGAGGAGGAAAGGAGGCTTGGGGAGGAAATAGAGGGGGCGATGCCCACCCTGGAAGCGGAAAAGGCCAGACAGAGGGTGGAGGACTTGAGGGAACAACTGGAAGCCCTTGAAAGGGATGGGGAGGAGGTGAGGAGGGAAATGGAAGGATTGGAAGAAGAGGTGAAGAGGGCTGGACCCCCCCTGAAGGAGAGACTCCAGAGGCTCAAGGAGGGGTGTCAGAGGTTCTTGGAACTCAGTTCCTCCTTCCTGAGGAAGAGGCATGGATCGCCGGAGGAGTTGCTGGAAGGATTGAAGATGCTGAGGAAGGCGGTGGAGGAGCTGAAGGGGTTGCTCGAGGAGGTGGAGGAGGGCATGGAGGGGAAAGAACCTTCCGATGCGAGGGAAAGGCTCCTCTACTTGAGGGCCAGGTTGGTCCAGATAGAGAAGGGAAGGAAGGAGGTGGGGGAGAAGCTTTTGAGGGCCCAGAAGGAGCTGGAGAGGCTTTCCTCCCTGGAGAGGAAGGCGGGGGAGGAAGTGGAGAGGAGGAGGAAGAGGAGGGAGGAACTGAGGAGGAGGCTGGACAGGCTGGAGGAGGAGGGGCGCTCCTTGGAGGCCAAGCTCAGGGAAGTGGAGCAGCAGAAGGGAGCACTGGAAGCGGAGGAGCGCTCCCTTTCCCTCAGGCTGGAGGAACTGGAAAACGAGGCCCAAGGGATGAGGCTGAGGAGGGCTGAGGAGGGGGAAAGGGAACTGGAAAGGGAAGCCAGGGAGCTGGAGGCCAAGATGAGGGAACTGGAGCCCGTGAACATGAAGGCGGTGGAACAGTTCGAGGAGGAGGAGAGGAAGTACCTTTCCCTTAGGGAAACCCATGAGAAGCTCGAGAGGGAGAAACAGGTGATCCTGAGTTTCATGGAGGAAATAGAGAGGAGGAAGAGGGAGGCCTTCCTCTCCGTTTTCAACGAGCTTTCGGAGAACTTCGGGAAGATCTTTTCGGAGCTCTCCCCAGGGGGGGAAGCGAGGCTCGTGCTGGAGTGCGAGGAGGATCCCTTCAGGGGAGGGGTGGAGATCGTGGCCAGACCTGCGGGTAAGGAAGTGCTCAGGGCTGAAGCCATGTCGGGAGGGGAGAAATCCCTCACGGCCCTCGCCTTCATCCTGGCAGTACAGAGGCTCAGGCCCGCTTCCTTTTACGTTTTCGACGAGATAGATGCCCATCTGGACGACGAGAAGGTGCCGAGGGTGGCAAGGCTTCTCAAGAAGTATGCGGAAAACTCCCAGGTGATCGTGGTTACCCTCAAGGACCCCATCATGAGCGTGGCGGATAGGCTCTTCGGGGTGGTCATGGAGGGAGGGGTCTCCAGGATCGTCTCCCTCGACCTCTCCAAATACGGGGGATGA
- a CDS encoding 50S ribosomal protein L18e, which produces MRPTGPTNPVLKALIRRLREEGRRRKVRVWLDLAERLSRPRRNRAEINLSQLDRYAEEGETVVVPGKVLAAGKLTKPLRVAAFKFSLSAKRKIVSAGGEALSLTQLLEQNPEGKGLRIME; this is translated from the coding sequence ATGCGTCCCACCGGTCCCACCAATCCCGTGCTGAAGGCCCTCATAAGGAGGCTCAGGGAAGAGGGGAGAAGGAGGAAGGTGAGGGTCTGGCTGGACTTGGCGGAAAGGCTTTCCAGACCCAGGAGGAACAGGGCGGAGATCAACCTGAGCCAGCTGGACAGGTATGCGGAAGAGGGGGAGACGGTGGTGGTGCCGGGGAAAGTTCTGGCTGCGGGAAAGCTCACGAAGCCCCTGCGGGTGGCGGCTTTCAAGTTTTCCCTCTCGGCGAAAAGGAAGATCGTGAGCGCGGGAGGGGAGGCCCTGAGTTTGACCCAGCTCCTGGAACAAAACCCTGAGGGAAAGGGTCTGAGGATCATGGAGTGA
- the rplM gene encoding 50S ribosomal protein L13, with amino-acid sequence MLVVDGKGHVLGRLASLVAKRLLQGERITIVNAEEVLITGKKPTILATYQAWFRTRNLANPRKGPFHYRRPDDLVRLTVRGMLPYHQEKGRKAYKRLRVHVGIPPELRGRELTRFPEAEAEKLGRTRFIKVGELSKLLGAKF; translated from the coding sequence ATGCTGGTGGTGGATGGAAAGGGTCATGTGCTGGGGAGGCTCGCGAGTCTGGTGGCCAAGCGTCTCCTCCAAGGGGAGAGGATCACCATCGTGAACGCGGAGGAGGTCCTGATCACGGGGAAGAAGCCCACCATCCTGGCCACCTACCAAGCATGGTTCAGGACGAGGAACCTGGCCAATCCCAGGAAGGGTCCCTTCCATTACAGGAGACCCGACGATCTCGTGAGGCTCACCGTGAGGGGGATGTTGCCCTATCACCAAGAGAAGGGGAGGAAGGCCTACAAGAGGCTGAGGGTACACGTGGGGATTCCGCCGGAACTCAGGGGAAGGGAACTGACGAGGTTTCCGGAGGCGGAGGCGGAGAAGCTGGGGAGAACACGCTTTATTAAGGTGGGAGAACTCAGTAAGCTGCTGGGGGCGAAGTTTTGA
- a CDS encoding 30S ribosomal protein S9: MIATGRRKAAVARAILTEGSGKVYLNGTPLEVYGPELAKLKIMEPLLLAGEVAKKVDIRVNVRGGGVMGQADAARTAIARGLIEWAKEENPQLREVFRQYDWTLIKSDTRFKLPKKPEGYGARAKYQKSYR; the protein is encoded by the coding sequence GTGATCGCGACGGGAAGGAGGAAGGCTGCCGTGGCCAGGGCGATCCTGACTGAAGGAAGCGGGAAGGTTTATCTCAACGGAACCCCTCTGGAAGTCTACGGTCCTGAGCTCGCCAAGCTAAAGATCATGGAGCCCCTCCTTCTGGCCGGGGAGGTGGCGAAAAAGGTGGACATAAGGGTGAACGTGAGGGGGGGAGGAGTGATGGGCCAGGCGGATGCCGCCAGAACGGCCATAGCGAGGGGATTAATAGAATGGGCGAAGGAAGAAAATCCCCAGCTCAGGGAGGTCTTCAGGCAGTACGATTGGACCCTGATCAAGAGCGATACCCGCTTCAAGCTGCCCAAGAAACCGGAAGGATATGGGGCCAGGGCGAAGTATCAAAAGAGCTACAGGTGA
- a CDS encoding DNA-directed RNA polymerase subunit N, with translation MRPIRCITCGKLLGDKYEEFDRRVRAGEDPKTVLDELGLKRYCCRTVMLTSVDLTDELQKYKKW, from the coding sequence ATGAGACCCATCAGGTGCATCACTTGCGGCAAGCTCCTAGGTGATAAGTACGAGGAGTTCGATAGGAGGGTCAGGGCTGGAGAGGATCCCAAGACCGTGCTGGACGAGCTGGGGCTGAAGAGGTACTGCTGCAGAACGGTGATGCTCACGAGCGTCGATTTAACCGATGAACTCCAGAAATACAAAAAGTGGTAA
- a CDS encoding acetoacetate decarboxylase family protein: protein MVLKGGKEGYSIPFDSPLYGAGLSPGTPAERLKIEYRNCDCLVAMVETDKSVEALLPEGLELFSDPPYAGLWISRYSFSTLGEYNEFLAVIQVKDVKGEMGYYIPYIYVTNDAAMAAGRELAGAPKKLAHIEFLQEYDVIQATMERPRGKRLLTFTFKPDERVTPDLVSSILPRPTPLLSVRHLPPIKGGDGLTQLVKWYSLIDFHRDPQGRETIWTGPASVTYDSPSAIDPIHRIPIRELVAAIYFQFDMTLGIIEVQKEYRV from the coding sequence GTGGTGCTCAAGGGAGGGAAGGAAGGTTATTCCATTCCCTTCGACTCCCCCCTCTATGGGGCGGGCCTTTCCCCAGGAACTCCTGCCGAGAGACTGAAAATTGAGTACAGGAATTGCGACTGTCTCGTGGCCATGGTGGAGACGGACAAAAGTGTGGAGGCCCTCCTCCCGGAGGGACTAGAACTCTTCTCCGATCCCCCCTATGCCGGTCTCTGGATCTCCCGCTATTCCTTCTCCACCCTGGGAGAATACAATGAGTTCCTGGCCGTGATCCAGGTGAAGGACGTAAAGGGGGAAATGGGTTACTACATCCCCTACATCTATGTTACCAACGATGCTGCGATGGCAGCTGGAAGGGAACTCGCGGGGGCACCCAAGAAGCTTGCCCACATCGAGTTCCTCCAAGAGTACGATGTAATCCAGGCCACCATGGAAAGGCCCAGGGGAAAGAGGCTTCTCACCTTCACCTTCAAACCGGACGAGAGGGTCACTCCCGACCTCGTGAGTTCCATCCTCCCCCGTCCCACCCCCCTCCTTTCCGTAAGGCACCTTCCACCGATCAAGGGAGGGGATGGTCTAACCCAACTGGTGAAGTGGTATTCCCTGATAGACTTCCACAGGGATCCACAGGGGAGGGAGACCATCTGGACGGGGCCCGCTTCGGTCACCTATGACTCCCCCTCCGCGATAGACCCCATCCACCGCATCCCCATCAGGGAATTGGTGGCGGCCATCTACTTCCAGTTCGACATGACGCTAGGCATCATAGAGGTACAGAAGGAATACAGGGTGTAG